A genomic window from Nocardioides sp. BP30 includes:
- a CDS encoding ABC transporter permease → MTVSVIAPNGGVRRSARALRTVPPTVALSFVVLAVVLAWSLAPGLFAHQDPANGVAGQKLQGPSAHHLLGTDDLGRDLFSRVVHGTASSVTSALIAVAIGVVVGSLIGLLAGFFEGWTDVVLGRVVDVLLAIPGFLFAVVIVEALGFKTVNAAIATGVTAIAVFARVMRSEVIKVRRTTFIEASYLQGGSRWQILLTHILPNASRSIVPLAVLQFGLAILVIAGLAFLGYGDPPPASDWGRLVADGEKFPFAPWLIYAPAAVIVATVLSLNRISRWLRKTT, encoded by the coding sequence ATGACGGTCTCCGTGATCGCCCCGAACGGCGGCGTACGGCGTAGCGCACGGGCGCTGCGCACCGTCCCCCCGACCGTCGCCCTGTCCTTCGTCGTGCTGGCCGTGGTGCTCGCCTGGTCGCTGGCACCCGGCCTCTTCGCCCACCAGGACCCGGCGAACGGCGTGGCCGGGCAGAAGCTCCAGGGCCCCAGCGCCCACCACCTGCTCGGGACGGACGACCTCGGCCGCGACCTGTTCTCCCGGGTCGTGCACGGCACCGCCTCGTCGGTGACCAGCGCGCTGATCGCCGTGGCGATCGGCGTGGTGGTCGGCAGCCTGATCGGGCTGCTCGCCGGCTTCTTCGAGGGCTGGACCGACGTCGTGCTCGGCCGCGTGGTCGACGTCCTGCTCGCGATCCCGGGCTTCCTGTTCGCCGTGGTCATCGTCGAGGCGCTCGGCTTCAAGACGGTCAACGCGGCCATCGCGACCGGCGTCACCGCCATCGCCGTCTTCGCCCGGGTGATGCGCTCGGAGGTGATCAAGGTGCGCCGCACCACCTTCATCGAGGCGTCCTACCTGCAGGGCGGGTCGCGCTGGCAGATCCTGCTCACCCACATCCTGCCGAACGCCTCGCGCTCGATCGTGCCGCTCGCGGTGCTGCAGTTCGGGCTGGCGATCCTGGTCATCGCGGGACTCGCCTTCCTCGGCTACGGCGATCCGCCGCCCGCCTCGGACTGGGGCCGGCTGGTGGCCGACGGCGAGAAGTTCCCGTTCGCACCCTGGCTGATCTACGCACCGGCCGCCGTGATCGTCGCGACGGTGCTCTCGCTCAATCGGATCAGCCGCTGGCTGCGGAAGACGACGTGA
- a CDS encoding ABC transporter permease, with the protein MKSSYLTFALRRIAQAILVILLAYVATFLVISVLPGDPVTSMLNNPENGFSPDQVHQIVAYYRLDQPIPVQLWHALSRFVTGDLGLSLRTNLPVSHMITGVAGSTFALAGEALGVAIVLAFAIGYGTYALPRWAGRDVLRAFPSLFLSVPNYVIGLIFLVVFSFHLGLFSVIDAEGPTATFFAALTLGIPVSAQLAEVVIANLDHEASLEYASVARSRGLTQLSLFVRHLLKPSSLPVVTVIALIVGELLGGAVLTEQIFGRNGLGSLVQQSVTTQDTPVLQAVVSLSAAIFVVVNLAADLVYPLLDPRVRGTRTSTGPSLPAPGRTPGPFTPSALGSEEAA; encoded by the coding sequence ATGAAGAGCTCCTACCTCACGTTCGCGCTGCGGCGCATCGCGCAGGCGATCCTGGTGATCCTGCTGGCGTACGTCGCCACGTTCCTGGTGATCAGCGTCCTGCCCGGCGACCCGGTCACCTCCATGCTGAACAACCCGGAGAACGGCTTCTCGCCCGACCAGGTCCACCAGATCGTCGCCTACTACCGGCTCGACCAGCCGATCCCAGTGCAGCTGTGGCACGCGCTCAGCCGCTTCGTCACCGGTGACCTCGGGCTCTCCCTGCGCACCAACCTGCCGGTGTCCCACATGATCACCGGGGTCGCCGGATCGACGTTCGCGCTGGCGGGCGAGGCGCTGGGGGTGGCGATCGTGCTGGCGTTCGCGATCGGCTACGGCACCTACGCGCTGCCGCGCTGGGCGGGCCGCGATGTGCTGCGGGCCTTCCCCTCGCTGTTCCTCTCCGTGCCCAACTACGTGATCGGGCTGATCTTCCTGGTGGTCTTCTCCTTCCACCTCGGCCTGTTCTCGGTGATCGACGCCGAGGGGCCGACCGCGACCTTCTTCGCCGCCCTCACCCTCGGCATCCCGGTCTCGGCGCAGCTCGCCGAGGTGGTGATCGCGAACCTCGACCACGAGGCGAGCCTGGAGTACGCCTCGGTGGCGCGGTCGCGGGGTCTGACGCAGCTCTCCCTGTTCGTCCGGCACCTGCTCAAGCCGTCGTCGCTGCCGGTGGTCACCGTGATCGCCCTCATCGTGGGCGAGCTCCTGGGTGGCGCGGTGCTCACCGAGCAGATCTTCGGCCGCAACGGCCTGGGCAGCCTCGTCCAGCAGTCGGTGACCACGCAGGACACGCCGGTGCTGCAGGCGGTGGTCTCGCTCTCGGCGGCGATCTTCGTGGTGGTCAACCTGGCCGCCGACCTGGTCTACCCGCTGCTCGACCCCCGGGTCCGCGGCACCCGGACCAGCACCGGACCCAGCCTGCCGGCCCCCGGCCGCACGCCGGGTCCGTTCACCCCTTCGGCCCTCGGCTCCGAGGAGGCGGCCTGA